Proteins encoded within one genomic window of Brockia lithotrophica:
- a CDS encoding divergent PAP2 family protein, which translates to MHVALVAALLAVTLAQTLKVFLYRVQFGSWDLSLVFSAGEMPSAHSAGVSALATTFLVLDGPASASFAISAVLAVIVMYDAAGVRRQAGEHAMILNRLLERLAQCFPEEEDRMDFLRLKERLGHRPVEVAAGLVLGVLVGFLLGSSGLRAWP; encoded by the coding sequence ATGCACGTGGCGCTCGTTGCCGCCCTTCTCGCCGTCACGTTGGCGCAGACGCTCAAGGTCTTCCTCTATCGCGTGCAGTTCGGCTCGTGGGACTTGAGCCTCGTCTTTTCCGCGGGAGAAATGCCAAGCGCCCACTCCGCCGGAGTGAGCGCTCTGGCGACGACGTTTCTCGTCCTCGACGGGCCAGCCTCGGCGAGCTTTGCCATAAGCGCCGTTCTCGCCGTGATCGTCATGTACGATGCGGCGGGCGTGCGGCGTCAAGCCGGAGAACATGCCATGATCTTAAACCGTCTCCTCGAACGCCTTGCCCAGTGCTTTCCCGAGGAAGAGGACAGGATGGACTTTCTGAGGCTCAAGGAGCGCCTCGGCCACAGACCCGTCGAGGTCGCCGCGGGCCTCGTTCTCGGTGTCTTGGTCGGTTTTCTCCTCGGGTCGAGCGGGCTGCGGGCGTGGCCTTGA
- the yunB gene encoding sporulation protein YunB: MRQRKRWGIVAFLLLASAYLALFQLERRVAPVVQDAAEVRALQWAHESLQGALKDIVADDELLGDIFLRHTNASGELVAVSLDSRAVLRLESRAYEGVNAYLAGLGKKEIRVPAGVATGHELFATVGPLVPVHVIPVGAAEVTLLPTVEETGINNVLLTLYLVVRAHVRVVVPFSGKVVLFEDRIPVAQELIVGKVPVYYFHGGSVVPLVPSPPPGTGTKDSLPER, from the coding sequence GTGCGGCAGAGGAAGCGGTGGGGGATCGTCGCCTTCCTTCTCCTCGCCTCCGCCTACCTCGCGCTCTTTCAGCTCGAACGGCGCGTCGCCCCCGTCGTGCAGGATGCCGCCGAAGTGCGTGCCCTGCAATGGGCCCACGAGTCCTTGCAAGGCGCGCTCAAGGACATCGTCGCCGACGACGAGCTCCTCGGCGACATCTTCCTCCGACATACGAACGCGTCCGGCGAGCTCGTCGCCGTGAGTTTGGATTCGCGCGCCGTGCTCCGCCTCGAGTCGCGCGCCTACGAGGGGGTCAACGCCTACCTTGCCGGTCTCGGGAAAAAGGAGATCCGCGTTCCCGCAGGTGTGGCCACAGGGCACGAGCTCTTTGCCACCGTCGGCCCGCTCGTTCCCGTCCACGTAATTCCCGTGGGTGCGGCGGAAGTTACCCTCCTCCCCACCGTAGAGGAGACGGGAATCAACAACGTCCTCCTCACCCTGTACCTCGTCGTTCGGGCCCACGTGCGCGTGGTCGTCCCCTTTTCCGGAAAGGTTGTCCTCTTCGAAGACAGGATTCCCGTCGCCCAGGAGCTCATCGTGGGCAAGGTGCCCGTGTACTACTTCCACGGGGGAAGCGTCGTTCCCCTGGTTCCTTCGCCTCCTCCCGGAACGGGCACCAAGGATTCCCTTCCGGAAAGGTGA
- a CDS encoding carbohydrate ABC transporter permease, giving the protein MSMSKAIGSPAEEILGIGLIQERKPKRRFAMFEAVVLGILFLLVAVWTVFPVLWMIGASLKTNVAISNDPLSLWPARPTLEHYRYVWTQVPFARYIVNTFWISLIVTVAKLVTSVLAAYAFSFYRFRGRDVLFYALLLTAFVPFTATMIPNYLIVAHLGLLSSVLGVALPQLADGLGIFLLRQAFRSVPLSFYEAALMERIGTLRILWYVLLPLVRPSLVALTILFFINTWNEYFWPFLILKEKSSYTLPIALQMFTNLEGGINWGAMMAASTLTSLLPLLAYALAQRQIMETFLHSGVKG; this is encoded by the coding sequence ATGAGCATGAGTAAGGCTATCGGTTCGCCGGCTGAGGAGATTCTGGGGATCGGGCTTATTCAGGAAAGGAAGCCGAAGCGAAGGTTCGCTATGTTCGAGGCAGTGGTGCTGGGAATCCTCTTTTTGCTTGTTGCAGTTTGGACTGTATTTCCGGTGCTGTGGATGATCGGTGCTTCTTTGAAGACGAACGTCGCCATCAGCAACGATCCGCTCAGCCTCTGGCCTGCTCGGCCGACGCTCGAGCATTATCGTTACGTTTGGACGCAGGTCCCTTTTGCTCGATACATCGTAAACACTTTCTGGATTAGCTTAATTGTGACGGTTGCCAAGCTCGTAACGAGTGTCCTCGCGGCGTATGCATTTTCGTTTTATCGCTTTCGGGGGCGAGATGTGCTGTTCTACGCGCTTTTGCTGACCGCTTTTGTCCCTTTTACCGCGACGATGATCCCCAATTATTTGATCGTCGCTCACCTCGGGCTTCTCAGTTCGGTGCTCGGGGTGGCGTTGCCGCAGCTTGCAGATGGGCTTGGCATTTTTTTGCTGCGACAAGCGTTTAGGAGTGTGCCCCTTTCTTTTTATGAGGCGGCCCTGATGGAGCGCATCGGTACACTCCGTATTTTATGGTATGTCCTACTGCCGCTTGTGCGACCGAGCTTGGTGGCGCTTACCATCCTTTTTTTCATCAACACGTGGAATGAGTATTTTTGGCCGTTTCTCATTTTAAAGGAAAAAAGTTCCTATACCTTGCCAATCGCGCTCCAGATGTTTACGAACCTGGAAGGCGGCATAAACTGGGGGGCTATGATGGCGGCTTCTACGCTAACGTCGCTGCTGCCACTTCTGGCATACGCTTTGGCGCAGAGGCAAATTATGGAAACTTTTCTGCACTCCGGTGTGAAAGGTTAG
- a CDS encoding M23 family metallopeptidase, whose translation MQPFGPLRKTMAAGIVVALLGSASFGAQPAGALDVRAQDAGDVYEARMELYVAAEAMTHVPWTLLAAVDQYARSLRREGEKELVAVRLPPPLFSGVGNPSFGSADEATIDFFGGKGRDANGDGFADPDDPMDRLFSVATFLRERMGEGGPEGEDALCSALEEILGDGRACDVVPNFARIYATFGRLDLHRHVFVLPPGSRYTLQANFGAPRHFGGRRIHEGVDIFAPYGTSVRAATYGYVEVVGWNRLGGWRVGIRDLQNFYHYYAHLSGFAKGIEVGKIVAPGDVIGYVGSSGYGPPGTQGKFPPHLHYGLYRWNGRVEYAVDPAPHLRMWLREEKKGKTR comes from the coding sequence GTGCAACCTTTCGGACCCCTGAGAAAGACGATGGCCGCGGGTATCGTCGTCGCGCTCCTCGGAAGCGCCTCCTTTGGCGCACAACCCGCCGGAGCCTTAGACGTACGCGCGCAAGATGCAGGCGACGTATACGAAGCGCGAATGGAGCTCTACGTGGCCGCAGAAGCCATGACGCACGTCCCATGGACGCTTCTCGCGGCGGTGGACCAATACGCCCGCTCCCTTCGGCGGGAGGGCGAAAAGGAACTCGTCGCCGTCCGGCTTCCCCCGCCGCTCTTTTCGGGCGTGGGAAACCCTTCCTTTGGTTCTGCAGACGAGGCGACGATCGACTTCTTTGGCGGAAAGGGAAGGGACGCCAATGGAGACGGCTTTGCCGACCCCGACGACCCCATGGACCGCCTCTTTTCCGTAGCCACCTTCCTGCGGGAACGCATGGGGGAAGGCGGTCCCGAGGGCGAAGACGCACTTTGCTCTGCCCTCGAAGAGATCCTCGGCGACGGACGGGCGTGCGACGTCGTCCCCAATTTCGCCCGCATATACGCCACCTTCGGCCGCCTCGACCTTCACCGGCACGTGTTCGTCCTCCCGCCGGGCTCGCGCTACACCCTTCAAGCGAACTTCGGCGCGCCACGTCACTTCGGCGGCAGGCGGATCCACGAAGGCGTGGACATCTTTGCTCCCTACGGTACGTCCGTGCGCGCCGCGACGTACGGCTACGTGGAAGTCGTAGGATGGAACCGCCTGGGCGGCTGGCGCGTGGGCATACGCGACCTGCAGAACTTCTACCACTACTACGCCCACCTGTCCGGATTTGCCAAAGGAATCGAGGTGGGCAAGATCGTCGCACCCGGAGACGTCATCGGGTACGTAGGGTCCTCGGGGTACGGCCCTCCAGGAACGCAGGGAAAGTTTCCTCCCCACCTCCACTACGGACTCTACCGCTGGAACGGACGCGTGGAATACGCTGTAGACCCCGCCCCTCACCTGCGCATGTGGCTTCGGGAGGAAAAGAAAGGGAAAACCCGCTGA
- the lipA gene encoding lipoyl synthase, translated as MLPGEERKPSWLKVTLAASPMLGEVRRTLRELRLTTVCEEARCPNRQECFGSGTATFMLLGDVCTRNCRFCAVKTGRPAPPDPDEPRRVAEGARRLGLRYVVLTSVARDDLPDGGAGHFAETVRALKRAIPGVRVEVLVPDFQGDREALCTVLTSGVDVFNHNVETVRRLTPSVRARATYDRSLSVLAAAKACAPHVPTKSGFMVGLGETPEEIEELLRNLRDARVDLLTVGQYLRPTPAQLPVVRYYAPEEFREIARKAYALGFAYVAAAPLVRSSYHAHEGYDATREREGANAGGGEG; from the coding sequence ATGCTTCCCGGGGAGGAACGCAAGCCTTCCTGGCTCAAGGTGACGCTGGCGGCCTCGCCGATGCTCGGAGAGGTTCGGCGGACGCTTCGGGAACTCCGCCTCACCACGGTTTGCGAAGAAGCCCGGTGTCCAAACCGCCAGGAGTGCTTCGGCTCCGGTACGGCCACGTTCATGCTCCTAGGGGACGTGTGCACGCGGAACTGCAGGTTTTGCGCGGTGAAGACGGGAAGGCCTGCCCCACCGGATCCGGACGAGCCGCGTCGCGTCGCCGAAGGCGCGCGTCGTCTGGGTCTTCGCTACGTCGTCCTTACCTCCGTGGCGCGGGACGACCTGCCGGACGGCGGAGCCGGTCACTTTGCCGAAACCGTGCGCGCCCTCAAAAGGGCGATCCCAGGCGTCCGGGTGGAGGTGCTCGTGCCCGACTTCCAAGGAGACCGCGAGGCGCTCTGCACCGTCCTCACCTCGGGCGTCGACGTGTTCAACCACAACGTGGAAACGGTACGCCGCCTCACGCCTTCCGTCCGCGCGCGGGCGACGTACGACCGGTCCTTGTCTGTCCTCGCCGCGGCGAAGGCGTGTGCCCCGCACGTGCCCACCAAGTCCGGTTTCATGGTCGGCCTTGGGGAGACGCCCGAGGAAATCGAAGAGCTCCTCCGGAATCTCCGGGACGCGCGGGTGGACCTCCTCACGGTCGGGCAGTACCTCCGTCCCACTCCGGCCCAGCTTCCCGTGGTGCGCTACTACGCTCCCGAAGAGTTCCGCGAAATCGCCCGCAAGGCGTACGCCCTCGGGTTTGCGTACGTCGCTGCGGCCCCTCTCGTGCGGAGCTCCTACCACGCGCACGAAGGGTACGACGCGACGCGGGAGAGGGAAGGTGCGAACGCAGGGGGCGGGGAGGGGTGA
- a CDS encoding ABC transporter ATP-binding protein yields MERGEQTLSLTKSAGEIDRRGEIRLENVGKRYGSVTAVEGLTFTVEPGERAVLLGPSGGGKTTTLRLIAGLESVDTGTLYLGGQPANDLDPGLRDIAMVFQNYALYPHMTVWENITFGLRMQGVPRALIETRAREALQLLDLEGLEDRLPRALSGGQRQRVALARAIVKRAPIVLMDEPLSNLDARLRVKARSEIVRLQEKLRFTLVYVTHDQTEAMTIGTRIAVLAGGRLMQYGTPKEVYERPANLFVAGFIGTPPMNLIHAQVEGESLRFEERPEVSVPLPPAIASALVDRKVGSVVIGIRPEEIRFIPIVGTEAAFRDHEPDGPWTVRIPVDLRFVEDVGREQYVYVAWGRTEVVGVVPAGRIEVTSRMLLVFSWRDVHFFDPKSGENLGLHWTGKNVLHSVWSMRSSD; encoded by the coding sequence ATGGAACGGGGGGAACAAACCTTGTCTCTGACGAAATCAGCGGGGGAAATCGATCGGCGTGGCGAAATTCGCCTCGAGAACGTGGGGAAGCGATACGGTTCAGTGACGGCCGTCGAGGGGCTGACCTTTACCGTCGAACCGGGCGAGCGAGCCGTTCTTCTCGGTCCTTCTGGCGGTGGCAAGACGACGACGCTTCGGTTGATCGCCGGTCTGGAAAGCGTAGATACTGGTACGTTGTACCTCGGCGGCCAGCCGGCCAACGATCTGGATCCGGGGTTAAGGGACATCGCCATGGTTTTTCAAAATTACGCCCTCTATCCACATATGACGGTCTGGGAGAACATAACGTTCGGGCTTCGCATGCAAGGGGTCCCTCGGGCCCTCATTGAGACCCGCGCCCGAGAAGCGCTTCAACTTTTAGATTTGGAAGGGTTGGAAGATCGCCTGCCGCGGGCGCTGTCCGGTGGTCAACGGCAGCGGGTGGCCCTCGCCCGGGCGATTGTAAAACGGGCACCGATCGTGCTGATGGACGAGCCGCTTTCCAATCTAGACGCCCGGCTGCGCGTAAAGGCTAGATCGGAGATCGTCCGTCTGCAAGAGAAACTCCGGTTTACACTTGTCTACGTGACACACGATCAAACGGAGGCAATGACGATAGGAACGCGTATCGCCGTTCTGGCCGGAGGGCGCCTCATGCAGTACGGAACTCCGAAAGAGGTGTACGAGAGACCCGCCAATCTATTCGTAGCCGGATTTATTGGCACTCCACCGATGAATCTCATCCATGCCCAGGTCGAAGGTGAGTCCCTTCGTTTCGAAGAACGTCCAGAAGTTTCTGTACCCCTTCCGCCAGCAATAGCTTCGGCTTTGGTGGACCGAAAGGTAGGTTCGGTCGTCATCGGCATCCGGCCGGAGGAAATTCGATTTATTCCAATTGTCGGGACGGAAGCGGCGTTTCGGGACCACGAGCCAGATGGCCCGTGGACGGTTCGCATCCCGGTTGACCTTCGCTTTGTAGAAGACGTTGGCCGGGAGCAATATGTGTACGTTGCTTGGGGGCGAACTGAGGTGGTAGGGGTCGTTCCGGCGGGTAGGATTGAAGTGACGTCTCGCATGCTCCTCGTATTTTCCTGGCGGGACGTTCATTTTTTCGATCCGAAAAGCGGGGAAAATCTCGGCCTTCACTGGACCGGGAAAAATGTGCTGCACTCCGTTTGGAGTATGCGAAGTTCAGACTAA
- a CDS encoding carbohydrate ABC transporter permease produces the protein MRAFKQWRSPRTTGWVPFILIAPAALLLGVFVYLPLGYTFYLSFLRWNMISSVKKWAGLANYSAVLNAPEFWIALKNTVIYTIILFGIVFALPYFLAYGMAFRAPRVGKLLRGLYFLPSVLSLAVASILYLWLLHPLSGPIARFISLLGLDSPAWFSSFGWVIVAISLITAWKIFGYHLIVFLAGMTGIPRELIEAARIDNVSPWKIFWHIVRPLTSATALYVLVLTVVMGTQYVFVPIQILTGGGPDKGSTNLIFFTYQYAFQFFQTGRGAAAAVMVIFIFAAFLVLQKKVLEKGVYYEHE, from the coding sequence ATGCGTGCGTTCAAGCAGTGGCGCTCACCTCGGACAACGGGGTGGGTCCCCTTCATCTTGATTGCGCCGGCGGCGCTTCTTCTCGGAGTGTTCGTATACCTTCCTCTCGGGTACACGTTTTATCTAAGTTTTTTGCGGTGGAACATGATCAGTTCCGTGAAAAAATGGGCCGGTCTGGCGAACTACTCCGCTGTGCTCAACGCTCCAGAATTCTGGATCGCGCTAAAGAACACGGTTATTTACACCATCATTCTTTTTGGGATCGTATTTGCCCTCCCGTACTTTTTGGCCTACGGGATGGCGTTCAGAGCTCCCAGAGTGGGGAAATTACTTAGAGGACTTTACTTTCTGCCAAGCGTTCTGTCACTGGCCGTCGCTTCAATACTATACTTATGGCTTCTTCATCCATTAAGCGGCCCTATCGCTCGATTCATTTCGCTTTTGGGGCTCGACTCTCCAGCATGGTTTTCCTCTTTCGGCTGGGTGATTGTCGCTATATCTCTAATCACAGCCTGGAAAATCTTTGGGTACCATCTGATCGTATTTTTGGCAGGTATGACCGGTATTCCTAGAGAGCTTATCGAAGCGGCCCGCATCGACAACGTGTCGCCCTGGAAAATCTTCTGGCACATCGTTCGACCGCTGACATCGGCCACCGCCCTGTACGTCCTTGTGCTTACCGTGGTGATGGGAACGCAGTACGTATTTGTACCAATTCAGATACTAACTGGCGGCGGACCCGACAAGGGAAGCACCAATCTCATTTTCTTCACCTACCAGTATGCATTTCAGTTTTTCCAAACGGGGCGGGGTGCGGCCGCTGCAGTGATGGTAATTTTTATCTTTGCTGCATTTCTTGTCCTTCAGAAAAAAGTGCTTGAAAAAGGGGTATACTATGAGCATGAGTAA
- a CDS encoding SAV0927 family protein, with translation MDVLYDREEKSRLRAFGAIAEDGTRADFVVVQSEFFMGKAVVVNLLTGRAALLDRDDLREDEEWAIPLGISPSEAPTWRDALERLLPEA, from the coding sequence GTGGACGTCCTCTACGATCGAGAAGAGAAAAGCCGGCTCCGCGCCTTCGGCGCGATTGCCGAAGATGGGACGCGCGCCGACTTCGTCGTCGTCCAAAGCGAGTTCTTCATGGGGAAGGCGGTCGTCGTAAACCTCCTCACCGGGCGCGCCGCCCTCCTCGACCGCGACGACCTGCGTGAAGACGAGGAGTGGGCGATCCCGCTGGGGATCTCCCCATCCGAGGCGCCCACGTGGCGGGATGCCCTCGAGCGGCTCCTCCCCGAGGCGTAG
- a CDS encoding HAD-IIA family hydrolase, whose product MVRELARPGVFFDLDGTLVREGSALPGARELLLWLEASRIPFAVLTNNSTRHPREVQARLASLGMPVPPGRIVASNTVLAAYAREKGWGERVFVVGEAGLREALEEEGFVLVEEDADFVAVGLARSATYADLARAHALIERGAIFAATNRDRRFPREDGSFSPGSGAILAFLEASTGVEALVVGKPHEPMYHVALRAMGGECRPCVLVGDNLLTDGLFGRRFGMRTYIVGTGVTPPSALAGLPANLHPAEDLWAVRRDLEAFLANL is encoded by the coding sequence GTGGTGCGAGAACTCGCCCGTCCCGGTGTGTTCTTCGACCTCGATGGGACGCTCGTCCGGGAAGGGTCGGCCCTTCCCGGTGCGCGGGAACTTCTGCTTTGGCTCGAGGCGTCCCGCATTCCCTTTGCCGTGCTCACGAACAATTCTACGCGCCATCCCCGCGAGGTCCAAGCGCGCCTCGCGTCTCTCGGGATGCCGGTGCCCCCGGGGCGGATCGTCGCCTCAAACACCGTCCTCGCCGCCTACGCTCGGGAAAAGGGCTGGGGGGAGCGCGTCTTTGTCGTAGGCGAAGCCGGGCTTCGCGAGGCGCTCGAAGAAGAAGGGTTCGTCCTGGTCGAGGAGGATGCGGATTTTGTCGCCGTAGGTCTCGCGCGGTCGGCGACGTATGCGGACCTCGCCCGCGCGCACGCGCTCATCGAGCGGGGGGCGATCTTCGCGGCGACGAACCGCGATCGCCGCTTTCCCCGCGAGGACGGATCGTTTTCGCCGGGGAGCGGGGCGATCCTCGCCTTCCTCGAGGCGTCCACCGGCGTCGAAGCCCTCGTCGTCGGAAAGCCCCACGAGCCCATGTACCACGTCGCCCTTCGGGCCATGGGGGGAGAATGCCGGCCGTGCGTCCTCGTGGGGGACAACCTCCTTACGGACGGCCTCTTCGGCCGCCGCTTCGGCATGCGCACGTACATCGTCGGCACCGGCGTCACGCCGCCCTCCGCTTTGGCCGGGCTTCCTGCGAACCTCCATCCCGCCGAGGATCTTTGGGCCGTTCGCCGCGACCTCGAGGCCTTTTTGGCCAACCTGTAG